Proteins encoded together in one Lathamus discolor isolate bLatDis1 chromosome 3, bLatDis1.hap1, whole genome shotgun sequence window:
- the CTH gene encoding cystathionine gamma-lyase, translating to MERGGPRGFLPPFAHFATQAIHAGQEPEQWSSAAVVPPISLSTTFKQQAPGQHAGYEYSRSGNPSRNCLEKAVAALDGAKYCLAYASGLAATLNITHLLKAGDTIICMDDVYGGTNRYFRKVAMKMGLNVVFVDCSNIKCLEAAITPETKLVWIETPTNPTLKIIDIQACADAVHKHKDVLLAVDNTFMSAYFQRPLSLGADICMYSATKYMNGHSDVVMGLVSLNCDDLYERLKFLQNSLGAIPSPFDCYLCNRGLKTLHIRMKQHFHNALAVARFLESDSRVEKVIFPGLPSHPQHELIKRQCTGCPGMITFYIKGSLKHAAAFLKNLKVFTLAESLGGYESLAEHPAIMTHSSVPKEDRESLGISDTLVRLSIGLEDEEDLLKDLDQALKAAFAECKA from the exons ATGGAGCGCGGCGGGCCCCGGGGCTTCCTGCCGCCCTTCGCGCACTTCGCCACGCAGGCGATTCACGCCGGGCAGGAGCCCGAGCAGTGGAGCTCGGCCGCCGTGGTGCCGCCCATCTCCCTCTCCACCACCTTCAAGCAGCAGGCCCCGGGGCAGCACGCG GGTTATGAATATAGCCGGAGTGGAAACCCCAGCCGGAAttgcctggagaaggctgtggcAGCACTAGATGGAGCTAAATACT gTTTAGCTTATGCTTCTGGCTTAGCTGCTACTTTGAATATTACTCACCTGCTAAAGGCAGGGGACACGATTATCTGCATGGATGATGTCTATGGAG gcACAAACAGGTACTTCAGGAAAGTAGCCATGAAAATGGGTTTGAATGTAGTTTTTGTTGACTGTTCAAATATTAAATGCCTGGAAGCTGCAATTACACCAGAGACCAAG CTTGTTTGGATTGAAACACCCACAAACCCCACACTGAAGATCATTGACATTCAAGCGTGTGCAGATGCAGTACACAAGCATAAAGATGTTCTTCTGGCGGTAGACAACACTTTTATGTCTGCGTATTTCCAG cgTCCTTTGTCTCTGGGGGCTGATATTTGTATGTATTCTGCCACCAAATACATGAATG GGCATAGTGATGTTGTAATGGGACTTGTTTCATTAAACTGTGATGATCTCTACGAAAGGCTTAAATTCTTACAAAACT CTCTTGGAGCCATTCCATCCCCCTTTGACTGTTACCTGTGCAATCGTGGTCTGAAGACACTGCACATCCGGATGAAGCAACATTTCCACAACGCATTGGCTGTTGCTCGGTTCCTTGAGTCAGATTCCCGGGTGGAGAAAGTCATTTTCCCAG GTTTGCCTTCACACCCTCAGCATGAGCTGATCAAACGGCAGTGCACTGGCTGTCCTGGCATGATCACCTTTTACATTAAAGGGAGTCTCAAacatgctgctgccttcctcaaGAATTTAAAG GTTTTTACGCTGGCTGAGAGTCTGGGTGGCTATGAAAGCCTTGCAGAGCATCC gGCCATCATGACTCACTCTTCAGTGCCTAAAGAAGATAGAGAATCTCTTGGAATCAGCGATACATTAGTTCGCCTGTCGATTGGTTTGGAAGATGAAGAAGACTTACTGAAAGATCTAGATCAGGCCCTGAAAGCTGCA TTTGCAGAGTGTAAAGCTTGA